The following proteins are encoded in a genomic region of Fusarium oxysporum f. sp. lycopersici 4287 chromosome 1, whole genome shotgun sequence:
- a CDS encoding alcohol dehydrogenase, with protein sequence MASFISSYLPFGKSKDENMPAPEKNRQWTTGQDGLDKLAFGEGEVPKPKEGEVLVKVLAVGLNYRDTEVINGDYNHHASIQDTDALVPCSDMCGTVIQSSSPKLKVGSRVMSIFNQTHLTGQVTEKDMASGLGLPLPGVLTEYRCFSADTLVPVPDYLSDEEAACLPIAAVTAWMCINGMRPLGQPADGSKKKETVLLQGTGGVAIAGLQIAKAAGLNVIITSSSDDKLDRAKKDLGADTGINYRTHWEWQEPVMKATQNHGADIIFETGGARTLRKSFDSVAFGGLINCVGYLSGKEEEQDTGGKVGVNVLALRRNVTLKGILNGPKDRFEEMVAFYEKHSIHPVVSKVFGFEEANKALEFLSSGQHFGKVVVRVSKKE encoded by the exons atggcgagCTTTATCTCTTCATACCTACCGTTTGGGAAATCCAAGGACGAAAATATGCCGGCGCCTGAGAAGAATAGACAGTGGACCACGGGCCAGGATGGCCTTGATAAGCTCGCTTTTGGGGAGGGTGAAGTTCCCAAGCCGAAGGAGGGAGAGGTTTTGGTTAAGGTTCTTGCTGTTGGGTTGAATTATCGTGATACTGAAG TTATCAACGGTGATTACAACCACCATGCCTCTATTCAAGACACAGACGCTCTCGTGCCTTGCTCCGATATGTGCGGCACCGTCATCCAGAGCTCGTCGCCAAAACTCAAAGTCGGCTCTCGCGTCATGTCCATCTTTAACCAGACCCATCTCACAGGCCAAGTCACCGAGAAAGACATGGCCTCCGGTCTTGGTCTCCCTCTTCCAGGCGTACTAACAGAATATCGCTGCTTCTCAGCTGATACTCTCGTCCCCGTCCCCGATTATCTCTCCGACGAAGAAGCAGCGTGTCTCCCCATCGCAGCTGTAACAGCTTGGATGTGCATCAACGGCATGCGACCGCTTGGCCAACCTgctgatggaagcaagaagaaggaaacTGTTCTTCTTCAGGGCACGGGTGGCGTAGCGATTGCGGGGCTGCAGATCGCCAAAGCAGCTGGGTTAAACGTCATCATCACTTCTTCATCCGACGATAAGCTCGACCGCGCGAAGAAGGATCTCGGCGCTGACACGGGTATCAACTACCGCACGCACTGGGAGTGGCAAGAGCCCGTTATGAAGGCGACGCAGAACCACGGCGCGGACATCATCTTCGAGACAGGCGGTGCACGAACCCTGCGCAAGTCGTTTGACTCTGTTGCGTTTGGCGGACTGATCAACTGTGTCGGCTATCTCTCcggcaaggaagaagagcaggaCACTGGCGGAAAGGTTGGTGTGAATGTCCTCGCTCTCAGAAGGAATGTCACGCTCAAGGGGATTTTGAACGGGCCGAAGGATCGGTTTGAGGAGATGGTGGCGTTTTATGAGAAGCATTCTATTCACCCTGTTGTGAGCAAGGTGTTTGGGTTTGAGGAGGCGAATAAGGCGTTGGAGTTTTTGAGCAGTGGACAGCATTTTGGAAAGGTTGTTGTGAGGGTTTCGAAGAAGGAATAG